AAtattaaatattaaaaaaaaaaacctggctaAATAAAAAGAAATTTTTGTTGAAattaatttattaattatttattcaggaacataaatatatgtttaaattctgcagcagcaccgaGCTGCCTGGGGATGTGCCTGgcattaaatcagctttactgaAGAGGTATATCAGCCGATGTCTAtatgtaaaaattaaaaaaaatcagccGAGGAGTATGTCAGTCTACTCCTGTACTCTggatttaattaaaaataaagcCTCAGAAAAGCAGacctaaaaataaaacaacatatgCTGCGCATTTAAACTGTTCATTCAGCCTTATTGATAAACCTTTACACCGGCATCATATTAACACTTCAAACTATCTGAAATGTCCCTTTAACCTCGTGAAACACATGCAAAGACAGGAGCAAACGCTGGGATGGTGCATCGTTTTTAAAGCTTTATTTAAtcttaaattttgaaaaacatgctTTCAATCAGCTATGACCTCTGTGAGAGCTAAATCGTTGGGTCTGGGTGTTGTAATGATTACATCATGTTGTCATGGTAAAGAGGCAAATGTTCGAAAGACAAGAGTGACTTGTCTGTACTCACATCTGGCACCGTGGACTCTGATCCTCCTGGGAAAGAAACATCCAGTCAGTACCTGAGGTATGCACAAGAAGAACTCCACACGTTTGCCCCAGAGCTACAGACTATATAAACATTAACGTAACCTCAAGTCAGTTGATGAatcatttttttaattaagtGTCAAATCGTAACAGTAACTGATGTTTTCTGCAAGCTTCATGACAAAACTTCCTTCAGGAGTTATTGATTCTCTCCATACTAGATTATAAACATGTTGACATTTACGGCCGATGTAATCCCAATCCCTCTTAGAGGGGAATCCACACATTTGATTGTGAAAACAAGATTGAGCTGAAATCAGACGCATGCATGCAGTAATGACACGAGCATGGAGCAGCCAGTCTGAAACAGGGGCTCTGGTGCATCCACCCCCAGGTAAGCCTTTAGCTTCAGCAAAGAGAAAAGTGTGTCAAGCTTCATTCAATATCACCGCAAAAGCAGGAGGATTCAGACGCTTTGCTTTTGCAGCTGGTAAACTGGAATAATGTCACTCTGCGTCAgaccagatttttttttaaatgtttgttttcagaTAACTAGATTGATTTAGATTCGGCAGCATGTCAGAATCCCAGGTTTTACCAGAGGTGAGAAGGTCACTGCGAACATAACCCCGTTTACCACAGAGGAAGACCAGTGCACTGACACTGGACCCTGAGTCGCCTGAGGGAGGGAAGGGGGACATCACATGGGTCAAGCTTCACCACTTAGGCTTTTGAGAATTGAACAGTGCTTTTTCTACACTGCAATATTATGTTGaaattagttgtgtgtgtgtgtgtgtgtgtgtgtgtgtgtgtgtgtgtgtgtgtgtgtgtgtgtgtgtgtgtgtgtgtgtgtgtgtatggtcatGTATGAATGATGTGCacaatatatgcatatatatcaaATGTAATGACTGTATGAGATgcgaccccaggaagaatagcggctgtatgtcagcagctaatggggatcttaataaacaaacaaacaaaccaccagAACCGAACAAGACAAAAAACAAAGACAAATGGACCTAGAGAGGAATTCTGACAACTTGCAACCAACTGAATGGAACACAAAGCTGTAAATAACAAGGAAACATGCAGCTCCTACTGAGAAACACAGAAAAGAGCACATAGAAACCAGCCACCAGAGTACACACAAGTCAGAGCCACCCACAACCCATCACtctttcttttttaccttgctcAAAAAACTCTGACCTCCGTTTTAAGTTTTTCAAAGACATTGGTTCTGATTCTACATGAGAAAATGGAAAAACAAGATCAAATAAGACAAGAGAAAGGATTCTTTTATCACCACATCAACATAAGTAACAGCAACAGTCACCTCTATGCTTACTACCATCAGGAGGATTCATTTCTTACATACCTTGTGTCCCAGTCAACAAACTGACCAGAAATAATCTGACCTTTCTGTCTGCTCTTTACCTTTGTTCCTCATGGTCACTGATTCCTCTTGGAGATTGCCATTAACTCTGTTTGAAGCCACATCCTGCAGAGAAACGTCACAGGGTGTAAACTCATTAAACAGTCCTCTAACCAGTGATAATACTGGAACAATAATAAAAAGGACCTTACCACCAGTAGAGGAGTGGGAGCATCCTTGGCTGGTCCAGTTTCTGTGAAACTGAGTGAGGTGAAGTCCAGGCTGGAACTGACGGTCTTCGTTTCAGGGGTACCTAGAAGTATCGGATGATCCGTACTGGTCAGATTGATggtcttatggcttttaaatggcagggAAGGCTGATCTCTGTCCCAGTCTGCATGCAGTCAATGCAACAGGcaacaacagaaaaaaaagatTGTGCAATTGCACATAAATGCATGTTTTGTGAATGTTTATGTCAGCCCCAATACTTCCACACACTAAGCAAGGGGTGGGGGTGCCAAGGTGTTATTGTAGAGAGCAGCAGGGGTGACAGAGAAACCTTCCCCAGCCATGCAGCCCGTTAAAAGCTTCGTAAACCCAAAACCTCTAGACCTTCCTAAGCTGTTAAGGAGTCCAGATAAGCCCCGACTGTGCCTTCACTTTCTAAGGAAACACTGAACAACATGGACCTGAGCAGGTTAGCTCTCCAAGAAATGAAAAATAAGGTAAAACCAGCAAATTTAAAAAATGACcagtgaaaacaaaaagaaagcacAAGAGGAAATcaatcccccctccccccccacccccatatgcgcgcacgcgcacacacacacagagagacagagacagagagagagagagagagggacagagacagagacagagagagagagagacagagagagagagagacagagagagagagagagacagagagagagagagagagagagagagacagagacagagacagagacagagaaagagagagacagagacagagagagacagagagagagagagagacagagacagagagagagagagagagagagacagagacagagacagagagagagagagacagagacagagacagagacagagacagagagagagagagaggtcagAACAACACCGGTCATCCCCTTGCCAGGCCAGTAAGGACAAATCCATCACTCAGCTGTCATGAGATCATTCATGGATGACTTCACAATAGTTTACGGACCAATTTAGGATGCCACAACTGTTTAGTAATGCACAGAGCTTAAGCAGCATTGTCAGTGCAGGAATGTTACCCTTAAACATTTCATTCACTTTCAATAAACACACAGGTATGCAgcagcgcgcgcgcgcacacacacacacacacacacacacacacacacacacacacacacacacacacacacacacacacacacacacacacacacacacacacacacacacacggtgtacAGATGACTCACTGTTCTGGCCATGACGCCGGACATCCATGACCAGGCTGCCCTCCTGCAAAGCCTCCTCCATGCAGGACTTCCAGGCTGTGTAGCTCATTTCTGCCACCTTGTGCCCGTTCACCATTAGCACCTCATCCCCCACCTGAAGCTGGCACATCTCAGCCGGGCTACCTTAAAAGAACATAAAGGTCAGGGGTCAGCAAAGGAGCATTTACTCACATTACCGTCAgaacttttgtattttctaattaaaTAGAAAAATAAGAAAATGTAATTATTTCTGCAATATTTGATGGcttctttgatattttttctcCCAGTTCATcttgtttgttttcatgtttaatgttttctgttcagcattatattttagagactcgcTTAAGTAAGGCAGCTGACCATGATGGCCTACTTACAGAATTTGTGATAAATTAGCATCGTTTGCTTTCACAAAAGCATAAAACTACATGAAACCTGGATAAAATTTCATGCAAATGACTAAAACACAGCCGTGTGAAGCTGGTATGAGACATTATCAGTATTACTAAAACACACAGCCTTGTGTGTGGTGCAGTAGGAGAATCTCAGTAGGAGAGGCTCAGGCCCAGCAGATCTGACCCAGATTGATGCTGTCCTACATAGGTCTGGCATCATCACTGCAACGGACTCGAAAGCCTGCTGACAACCAACAAGCTGCATTTAAATGGGAGATAAACCAGATCCAGAGTACTGGTCATCAATATCACCCTGCAGACCAAACGAATGCATGATCGTTGTTGACTCGCTTTAGTAAAATGCAAACATCTCTGCATGAGTTGAGTCTGAAGGTAAGTTGTGTTAGTACCTGGTTGAATGGAGGTGACCCGAGCGCCTGTTGAGTCCCAGGCTGCATGAAAACCAAAGTCTCTGCTGCTGTTGGGCTTCTGGTTGAGGCTAATACGCATGTCACAAAAGTTCTTCTAGGAACAAAACACAGGTGAGGAGAGCATGTGCTTCCATCCTGACGCTGGGACAAATAACTGAGCCCCAGACATGGCTGGACTCCTTCACAACCACTACAAAATACCTTGCTAGTTTCTTTGGCTGGAGCAGAGCTGACAGGAGCTTCAGTCTTCACGTCAGACGAAGCAGATGAGACGCTCGGATTTGAGGTGGAGCTTTCTGATTTGgtcttctcttcctcctcttcttcttcactgCTGTGTGCTGAGCTGGACAGAGCCTCGTCCTCAGAAGTCATGAACTGCTGATACCGGCTCGGTACCGAGGCCTTCTTAGAAACGTCTACATTTCCGTTGACACGCTTGCTGGTGTCATCCACCTGCAGAATGAACATCATGTGTCAAACAGCTTGTTGGAGGAACTTGAACAGTACTGGTGCTTCTCAACAACAAGGAGAAAATCTGGTGGATAAGAAATACCGCAGCTCTGACTCTACACTAAAAGAGGTTCCTGTCCTCTCGTGCTGCATTGCTGTAATAAATCACTGCAGTACTCACCGTGTAGGCTCTGGGAAGAGAGGCGATACGGGAGGACTGGCTCCCAAAGGGCCTCGGTGTGACAACCGAGGTTAGACGGGCGCCATTCGATATCTGGTAGCTCCTGGGGAGGGAGGCGGAAACCTGAGACACCCCAGGAGGTTTGGGCTCCATTGAGCTGAACTGTGGTGGTTTTTTCTGCAGAGAACCAGAGGAGGGGGCCTCCACCTTAGTCTGTGCGCCCAACAACAAAGGCTCGGGCTCAGGCTCCTCCTGCGTGGAGCTAGAAGAGGAGACGACACTTGTGGCCTCCTCTGTTTTGATGGCGTGTTCTTTGGCTTGACTCTTGTGTTCTGGTGCATCTGCTGGAGGGCTGGATTTGGTGACGGAGATGTGGTTGATAGGAGTGATGATGGTGGGGCTGCTGGCTGCAGGACTGTCCACAGCTTCTGCTTCCTGTGCAGTGGGAGGGGAGGCAGCTCTAAGAGTAGGCAGGGAGGCAGGAGGGGGTTCTTCAGCTCTCCGAGAGTACTCAGAGGAGTGGTAAGGAGTGTCAATAGTGGAGCTCCTAGGAAGGCGGTTTCTGGTGAATAAGGAAACAACAGGTGCATCAAATACTTCCTCGCTGTCACCTAAGAAAGAGAGCGATCCCAGACGGCTGCCGATGCTGCTCCttcctttattttctctgtggATTGAGACAAGAAATGAGGGCAAAATAAGTTGGGCTGCATCAGAGGCGGGTAACCCAAAAACTGAAGATGAATGAAGATGGCTGAAATCTGAACACAGAAAGAGATTCTTTTCCAACTACACATTCAAATAATACCATCTCCTCACCCACCCAATGATGGGGTTCTGTTTAAAAATGCACTAATTATCATACAAGCATTTTCTTTTATGACCTTAGCAAAGTTTTCCCCTCCGAGGGTACAAAATGTGCACAAGAGGGAAAAAGTCAGTATGCAGCATCAAAACCCCCATCATCCTCACAGCACCTGAGCCACCTGATCCAGGTGCGCTTCACCTCACCTCTCCTCTTGCACATCCTTGAAGGACTTGGACCCTCTGTCTGCGCCGTATGTAATCTGCTCAATCTTctctctttcttctttcttcttcactATATCAGAGTTCACACTCCGGCGTCTGTTTTTCCATTTGCTCAGGTCCTGCAAAGAAGAGTAAACCTCAGGTCACCTCATGCATCACATCTTAAACAGTTAAGCTAGATAAAGCAGACTGAGTGTCCTGCATCGCTAAGTGTGCAATTGAGGGGAGAGAAGTTAAGGAGAAAGCAAGACCGGGGGAGAAAGGGAGAGAGGACTACATTTGAAGGTGTTCTATTTGTGAGCCTTAAGCTCCTCCCTGTGCATTGGGGACTGAGTGACCTAAATgctgatttaaaactttttcttcTTGTAATGACATCAATCAGACACCTGCTAGGTATAACAACTAGTATATGCATCATGCATATGTGGAAATAAGTCATGCATTATTACTTACAGTCTTATTTAGGCAGATATTTAAGTGTTTAAGATGGACAAACTTTTATGTGAGATGACTTTATATGCagaaagcttttattttcttttaatcaGTTGCAGTTATTCTGCCCTTTGTCTGACATCCTCTTATTTAAGGACATGATTTCATCTGAACTTGAGCCAATTTAGGAAATTTGCACAAGACAGACAATAGCCAGAGGGCAGCACTGCACCAACTAGTTCCTGCATCTCTGTTTTCAATCTAGAGCGCTTCATTTTCTCCCTGCAGCCGTCTGCTGCACACATCTCATGCCTCACCTCACTTCAGCTGTATTTGTATTTCTGCATAGCCTTTTGTTTCTGTAAATAGTTCAGAAATCGGATAATACTCACATCCTGCCAGCGATCCTCACTGCGTTTAATCTGCTCACGATACTTCTGAAGCTCCTCAAAGCGATTCTGATGGAGAACTGGGGCATCCTCCAGGATATCGGATGTTGATTTACTCCTGAGAGAAGGAAAAATGTGAAacaagtgcaaaaaaaaaaaaaataaaaaatacgggTTTAATATTCAAAACCGCTTAGACGACAAATCTAGCAGGTGTTGGGAAACGTCACACAGGAGGGAAACGTTAAAAAGTCCAATATTATTGATGAAACCATTCCAGATAAGCATGCACCACATTAATAAGTTTATGTTATAACAAGTTAGTTTGTATACACAGCACACAGGTCAGCTGAAAAACATATATAATAGGTTAGTGACACGCTGCTGTTCTCCCTCCATGATCATGCAAAAGTCTCACTGATGgagaaaatctgctcattggacacGCTGCAATTTATGGCTACTGTATGAatcctttgggttttttttcCATCCCCCTGACCCTTGACCTTGGCCCAGTGCCACACAATAGTCAGTGTTGCGTGTCAGCTAGAGTGAGAACAGCAGAACAAAAGCAGGAGGCAGCAGGATGCGACTGGAAGGCCAGAACCAATGTCCACATTCCTGAGAGCCAGCATCAACTCACCCATCCATACTCTCCTGTGTTTGGAGCTCTCTATGGAACCGGAGACAATCACAGACAATAAAGTCACATTTCTGCTCTTTTTACCTTTTAATTCGACAACATAGCTCTGGTCTAGAGCTTGAGATCAATTACAGGCTTTTGTAACAGCTCCGTCACAGCCAGTGTACATGATTTGGCCTGTCGTCTTCTttaagcacgtgtgtgtgtgtgtgtgtgtgtgtggtacgctcacatagctGCATCCCATTTCTATACCTAGACATTTAGCTGGGGGAGGTGTGCAGGACCCTAAACAATGCTGCCTTTCTGGAAACtccaacatgtcgtcactggaaaCCTGACTTTACACATCTGGGAGTGAAGTAGCTCCAGATGAGCTTGACTCGGGTTAAATGGTTGCCTTGTGTCCGTTTTTAAACACTTTACTCGTGCACTGATCTCTATGGAGTCACGCTTATTTTCAGATCTGTGGGGAATTTCTGTAGTGTCTGACGTTGGCATGACAACTCGCTTCAGTCCGGACAAtaaaggtgttggacttggatcgTTCCTCCTGCTGAGGAGGTCAGATCTGACACTTCAGTGTGAAGTATTTTTTCTGAGGGAATAACAAAGACAGACTAATTTTATCCACTGCAAAGTCACCAAGTTGCTCATATTTGTATTTATtaagcagatttttttttcaaatttaaaaTCATACACAAACTCAGTTTTGCAGGAAAACAGCAAATCATTTGGTCTGTGCGCGGTTTATGTCCACAAATCCAACTACACAGAGGTTTATTGAACAATCGGATAGTTCAAACCATGCATATATGATGTAAGATACACCACCGATTACTCAGATTATGTAAAATTTCCCCACATTTCATTTTCTGGTTTATGAAACACCAAAGAGactatttccaaaaaaaaaaagaacttaagCAGGTGAAATTTCCAGCTCTAACTGTGAGGATTCAACATCAAACAGGGAATATTTTAATGGTACATAATAAAAGGAGAAGCTAACAGCTAAAAGCTAGCTCCTTCTACAACTTGAGAGCCGCTAGCCTCTCCAACATGAGCCTCTTCTTGTATCTTAAGCGGCTGGCTTCTCTGATGGCCTGCCACTTCTGCAGGTCCTCTTTGCTACAGGATGATGGTACCGATGGAGACATGCGAGCAGCTGAAGGTTGGCTCTGATCAGAAAAAACTCCAAGTTTCCGAATCAGCATGTCATCTGTTTTAGGACACGCCTCCTTCTTAGCCTGACTCTGGTTAGCCGTTGCGGTTTTCTGATTCAGAGGACTTGGGGGGCAGACAAGTCTGGCTTTGAGCGCGGGGGGGAGCGCCCACGGCTCTGGGACGTGCATGGGGGTGTAGTTGTCTGGAGCTCCTGATGGTGCACGTTGCTCTAAAGCTTGTTGAATTTTCTCTTTACGACAAACAACGTCGTCCTCCTCGATGTCTGGATAATCTATTTCCTCACTGACTCCATGGCGATGCTGCTGGGTGATGATGTTGAGCTGCGGCTCAGACGTGTAGAGCCGGCGTTTAGCACTCAGCTGAGTCTTCATCATAGCCAGGTCCGTGTTGGACTGAAATGACAAGGTTCTCCTGGCAAACATGTCGTCGTTCTCCAAGTCGGGGTGAAGACTTTCATAGTCAATGGGATCTGGAGGCTCTCTGGGGTCTTGGCGCCCCAGGAGGGGCCACTTTTCACATTTAACCAGTTTGGGACCTGAGCTGGGGTCCACAGGGGCAAACACCACCGCAGGGGTTTCTAGGAACGGGGACTGTAACTTTGGGAGCTGTGGGAGTGTGTGTGGTTGGACATGAGGACTGCAGGGTGAGCAAAGGGAGAGAAAAGGACAGAAGTGATGAGTGCATGCATGTGAACTAGATCACagagcaagaagaggagaaaaagGTACAAAAAAGCAGCTATTGTTAGGATTTTTGACTCAAATCAGACTTCAGATTAAATGAACACTGCAATGAAATAAAGCTGCTATAAAGTCAAAAAATGGCTGCAAGTAAACTAGAATACTACAGAGAAACAGCCTTTTTCTGACCAAAGCAAGCACGTTTCTTGTTAAAGCATGTTAAATCAACATCAGTAACTCAGCAGTGTCGTTTATTAGTAGCTTGTCAGAATTTCAGCCCTTTATGGGGCAAATCGTCAGCTTTGTCTAACATTGATGCTTCAAAACAATCCTGCATCATCACAGTCGTGCAGCTGTATCGACCTTTTCCCATCAACAAGGGTGGTCTGAGCCGAGGCCTCGTGTGTgtgggcgtgagagggaggtgggCCGTGAGGAGAGGGGGCTGAGGAGAGCCAGGGGCTGATGTCACACTCCGAGTCGTCTGACGAAGAGCCGGACTTCTGGCGGCTACTGCCGAGAAGAGCGGGACAGGTGAAGGGAAAGGGATGGAGCCACACAGAGGAGAGGGAATGCAGTTGTTGGAAAAGAGAAAGAAACATAAGTGGGAGGAATTTAGACAGCACAGAAGAAACCAGTGTACCACAGAATTGAAGATGTTTGGTTTTAATTGCATGCAATTATTTgggaaaaatgaatgaaagtaaGTGAGAAAAGAAAATGCAGTGATGCGTGTATGGGTAGGTCCCGGACATGCAGCATCCGAATCCCCTCACACACCTGAAACCCTGCATCTTCTTGTACCAGGGTCTCCTCTGAGAGCCCAGTTTGATCTTCTGTATGTGGTCGTCTTCCTCAGGAGTCCAAAACTTTGGTAAAAACTTGTTGTAGGACACGCTGCTCACAGGTTGGGGGTTGACCCCTATCTTGCGAGCATAGAGGTCATCTTGCACTGGATCAGCATAGCCCACCTCATCATCGTCCTCCTCAGAGTCATCATCATACATGTCCCTGAACAGGCTGTCCGTGTTCACGGCTCGGTGGTGGTCCACCTTCACAGAACTGTGCATGGGGGACTGAGTTTTCCAGCTTCTGCTGCTCAAGAGAGACAGCCAACAAGTgtcaaaatgattattttaatagCTGAGATGCTCACAAGACACACAGAAAATGAAGCATTTGTGTTGAGCACAACAACCTCAAATCAGATGATGCAAGGATTAGCAAACCAAAGCAAGCGCAAAGAAGAAAGCTGATTTGACGACTCAAATCGCAGAGGCGAATATGGATGCACCGCAGTTCAAATCGCTGAATGAattgaacaaaaaacaaaaaaatcaaagTGGTTGAAGCAATGTTAAGGGCCAAAACGAACAACAATCTCGTTCATGGTTGCAGTAACCATGCAAACCAAGGGTAAGAAGCTCTCATCAGATAAGCAAATCACAAGGCATCGATCCAATCTCTGACCTGTCGAAGGTCATGTTCTGTTGAGGGGCAACTCTGGGAGAGACAGAGACCTTGGACCCAGGTTTAACCCAAGCCACCCCTGCACCTGCCGAGGGACTGATGGGCATGGCGAAGTTGGTGGGAGGAGCCGGGGAGAGGCTGTGGAAGCGTCTGCTCGCCAGATCGTCTAGAACGAGATCAGGATCGGGTCGATCTGCGTCTGAGTCGCTGTCACTTCCACAATCGTAGCCCCACTGGTAGTGAGCTGCTGGAACGGCACTCTGGGTACTGTGACTGTGGCCGAGGCAGCGAGTGGAAATCGTTCCACAGCAAAAACGAAACACAAACACCACGAACCGTTCACAAACAACACAGTGATGAGAGCAGGAATGCAAAAACAGCCACCATGTAAACTTCCGACAAGGAGGAAGAGCCAGAAGTTTTTAATAACATGACAGACTGTTCAGGACTGGTTGGTGTACCTGGTGAGCGGGCCTTCATTCTCTGCGTAACTGAGGGTGGAGAGGCTGCGTCGGCTGTCCTCGCTGCGCTCAGCCCGTTTCTTCCTCAGCGGAGCGGGAACATAGCCTGAAGGTTTGTCCTTTGAAGGCAGGAACTGGTTAAACTGCGTGCTGGCTTTAGGCGTGATGACGAGCGACCGGCGGTAGCTGATGTTGTTTTGGTTGTTAGCCATCTTGAAGATGGAGTCTGCTTTGGTGTCGCTACAACAACCTGGACCAGCAAAGAGGAGAGGAACGCAAATGTTTGTGAGATGGAAAAAGGTGAGAGAGGACAACAGATGCACATGGAAAGAACACAAACacgggtttgtgtgtgtgagactatGGAGAAGTAACCAAGGGGCGCAGGGTGCAGAACAGAGGCCTCTTCATTTACAAGCTGCTGCGGTTGGGTGTGGAATTTCTCACCCGTTACAGACTAAAGGGCTGTCCTCCATAAAACTACACCTCGGGATCACTCCAGCCTTTATTGATTTAGTTTTTCTTGATTTCAGGTTGGAGAAAAATTTCTTTTGACTGATGATTTAATTGCAAAAGCACACCACTAGATGGCAACTTGACTTTCCTTTCCAGGAGGCACAAATACTAGATCAGCTGGATCAAAGATACTCATAAAACACACAGAAGACAGGAGTTAATGTGCTCATGTCTACACGTTCTACCATACCCTCACTGCTGCCTTTCAGAGTGGTGTCGGAGGAGATGCTGTGGGGTCGGGAGCCCACGGAGTCCAAGCTGTCCAGGGAGTCGTCTCTCCTGTGTCCTCCACtttctccacctcctcctctcaGATGGTGAAGCTCCTCTCTCTCTGAGCACCAACTATCCCCAAACCCACTGTCTCTGATGCTGTTGCCCTTCTGGCCGTCTGATTCTTGCAGAGCCTTTCCAGACAGAAACACAGACTAGTCACACATTTAGGTTAGAAGGtactagtttgtgtgtgtgtgtgtgtgtgtgtgtgtgtgtgtgtgtgtgtgtgtgtgtgtgtgtgtgtgtgtgtgtgtgtgtgtgtgtgtgtgaaattggtTTTCTAACCCTTGCAGCCTCTGTTACATTCCTATAAGGGCCATACGAGGTGATGCATGGTGACATTCACTAGGAATACACTCATTATTTTTTCTCCTCTTCAAAAACAAACACCCTGGTGCCATCACACCCTTAATGACTGTTTTCACCATGAGAAAATATCGCCTTTGGACAGACCAGAGAACCTCAGAGCCACCCTGAACAGAATGGCATCAAACAAGCCAAAACGTGTCAGCCacttaaaaaagaaaacaaatctcAGTTCTGTAATCTGCACAATCCCACCAGACAATACAAGTCCACAAATTAAAGCCAACCTAAACCCCGAGCCACTGAACTTGGATTAACGTGGCTCAAACATACAAAATGAGCTCCAACCAACTGCTATTACTGACAATCCCTGAAGTCAGTTCAATTACAGAGGACTGGCACCCAAACCTTtaaatcaacatgaacacaaagcGCCAAGTTCAACACTGGCACATGCTTGGAGGGGGTTCTTCTCTCAAGAAAAGCAGCAGCTATTTTAACACGAGAGCTATGCAGACTGCAGTAAACAAGATTAAAATAGCCGAGTTAGGGATCGGGTCATTTGTGACAACTTATGTTTTGGAGGCCAGCGTGCTGCAGCCCCTCGATCTTTCTGCAGTCCCTCCTCTACACATAATCCACATACCGGGGGGATTCAGAAGCTCGTGTGCATAGAGTGTAAAAGAGGACTTGAATATGTGCCAAAACATATGGATAGGACACCTTAAACAGTAATCACCTTGTACAGCGCTGTGCCCAATAATCCCTCAAACGCCTTCAAATTCAGGTAAGGCCCATTATAGAGACGATCAAACTGAGCCCGTCTACCAAGCCAGAAAATGGTGATTAAAACCTGGAAATGAAACAGGGAACAGTTTAATAAACACAATTCAACAAGAAAATTATTTACACAGAAGCACACATTAAAATGGTAGAATCATCCCTTGATCCTGAGTGACCTGCTGCACCAAAAGCAAGCAACGGCTATGATATTGGAAATCTGCTGGATCAGCCTTATCTAGAAAACACAGCTGCTGTGTCTGCACGCATCAACAGGTGGGACAGGTACTGTAAATATAATGTACCAAAGCAAAgaataaacaattaaataaataaataaaaggtttgagCTCTGCTTTAATGCAAACAAAAAGTGTATCTTTTTTAgcctaaataaacaaacacaggaGTTTAGATTTGAATATTTTAGTGATTCTTTTTCTAGACGACTTCTAGTAAACTCACAAAACACTCACATTTTTCAGCCTCCTGTTGGTCTCCTGATGCCTGCGAGGAAAAGATGAGAAAATCAGTGTTTGAGTATGAGAGAAAACAACCAAACAGGAACAGAGGGTGTTGTTGGTGGAGCTTTATGTGTGGGACAG
This sequence is a window from Nothobranchius furzeri strain GRZ-AD chromosome 14, NfurGRZ-RIMD1, whole genome shotgun sequence. Protein-coding genes within it:
- the lmo7a gene encoding LIM domain only protein 7 isoform X3, coding for MEWREQSSVSCEEAYFEAQRWIEAVTEQKFGNNDFRSALENGIRLCELINKIKPGTIRRVNRLPTPIAGLDNLNVFLKACGKLGLKEAQLFHPGDLQDLSTRVTVKHQETNRRLKNVLITIFWLGRRAQFDRLYNGPYLNLKAFEGLLGTALYKALQESDGQKGNSIRDSGFGDSWCSEREELHHLRGGGGESGGHRRDDSLDSLDSVGSRPHSISSDTTLKGSSEGCCSDTKADSIFKMANNQNNISYRRSLVITPKASTQFNQFLPSKDKPSGYVPAPLRKKRAERSEDSRRSLSTLSYAENEGPLTSHSTQSAVPAAHYQWGYDCGSDSDSDADRPDPDLVLDDLASRRFHSLSPAPPTNFAMPISPSAGAGVAWVKPGSKVSVSPRVAPQQNMTFDSRSWKTQSPMHSSVKVDHHRAVNTDSLFRDMYDDDSEEDDDEVGYADPVQDDLYARKIGVNPQPVSSVSYNKFLPKFWTPEEDDHIQKIKLGSQRRPWYKKMQGFSRQKSGSSSDDSECDISPWLSSAPSPHGPPPSHAHTHEASAQTTLVDGKRELQTQESMDGSKSTSDILEDAPVLHQNRFEELQKYREQIKRSEDRWQDDLSKWKNRRRSVNSDIVKKKEEREKIEQITYGADRGSKSFKDVQEERENKGRSSIGSRLGSLSFLGDSEEVFDAPVVSLFTRNRLPRSSTIDTPYHSSEYSRRAEEPPPASLPTLRAASPPTAQEAEAVDSPAASSPTIITPINHISVTKSSPPADAPEHKSQAKEHAIKTEEATSVVSSSSSTQEEPEPEPLLLGAQTKVEAPSSGSLQKKPPQFSSMEPKPPGVSQVSASLPRSYQISNGARLTSVVTPRPFGSQSSRIASLPRAYTVDDTSKRVNGNVDVSKKASVPSRYQQFMTSEDEALSSSAHSSEEEEEEEKTKSESSTSNPSVSSASSDVKTEAPVSSAPAKETSKKNFCDMRISLNQKPNSSRDFGFHAAWDSTGARVTSIQPGSPAEMCQLQVGDEVLMVNGHKVAEMSYTAWKSCMEEALQEGSLVMDVRRHGQNNWDRDQPSLPFKSHKTINLTSTDHPILLGTPETKTVSSSLDFTSLSFTETGPAKDAPTPLLVDVASNRVNGNLQEESVTMRNKESEPMSLKNLKRRSEFFEQGDSGSSVSALVFLCGKRGYVRSDLLTSGGSESTVPDIPVPVITPSSSRWSWDPEEERRRQEKWQKEQERLLQEKYRRDQEKLQEEWLKAQQEISTSVGQQEQPGSLQVNSHSIRPRSPPSSAHRPTPLWEEEEQKGKLEEERQRQEQERRKREEEERELQRLQEERRRKEMQEEEERMRKEEEELRWQRRREEEREEERRRQEAVEQQRRARFLEQQWSGTSHGFDSVQHPLSFTDRARSQSSPQLDEEDKPQQGGAHEQPEGATQWLQREKLRIARDRQAQSLRIVMEWEMRNESKRAVTGAGVTEKKAQLPSSQAEADRQQILNEMKKKTPLLTDGSWIRQRSASTVNSKDSDVPPMRRGESLDNLDASSNSWHSSSRTPRSSSFAQNYSRPQSALYSNTSFYTGGSGAPRPVSSTLPSSHSTGSLRGWTGTNSSPWSQPSPSLSTPPPITSPDPISEAGAPQQQSRSVSGKKICTFCDTPLGKGAAMIIESLGLCYHLGCFKCIDCKCDLGGSKAGAEVRIRNKQLYCNSCYVRFKSGQPTSI